The segment TCTTCGGCCCGAGGATCTGGTGGGCGCGGAGCTGCGCCTCCACCTGGCTCGGGAAGTCCTTGCCGGCGCCGACACTCGCGGGCGGCGCGCTCGGCGCGGCCCCCGCCGTGCTCCCCGTGGGGACGCTCGCGATGTTCGCGGCCGCCGCCCCCGGCGGCGTGGAGGAGAGCTGCGTCTTCACGCGGTCGATGCGGGTTCGCGTGTCGTCGTCGGTCGCGAGCTCGCGCGCCTTCTCGAGCGAGGCCATGGCCTTCTCGCGATCGCCCTTGGCCTCGTAGGCGAGACCGAGGTTGAAGTGCGCCTGCAGGAAGGTCGGCTTCGACGCGAGCGCCTGCTGATATCCGGCGATCGCCTTGTCGATCTGCCGTTGGTAGAGGTACGCGGTCGCGAGGTCGGTGCGTACGCTCGCGTCGTCCGGGCTCTTCGCGAGGTAGCGTTCGTATTGCTGCGCGGCCAGGTCGAACTTCTGCTGGTCGTAGTAGGCGTTGCCGAGGCCCCGGATCGCGTCGCCGTCGTCGGCGCTGATCGAAAGCACGTGCTGCCACGAGGCGAGGGCCTGCTCGCCGTAGCTCGGATCCATCGCGGCGGCGCGCGCCTGAACCTGCGCGAGGCTCTTCCATGCGGCGACGTCCTGTGGCGCGGCGTTCGCCTTCTCGGCGAGCTGCGTGACGAACTTCTTCGCGTCGTCGGGGAGGCCGACCGCGGGATGGTCGGCCGGCATCTCGCCGCTGGCGGCGACGCCGGCGGCGCCGCCCGCGGGCGCCGCGGGTCGGCCGCGTCCGGGCGCGCTCGACGTGGCGGGGCCCGGCTGCAGGACGCCGACCCACACCAGCAACCCGGCCGCGAGGAAGAAGGCGAGGACGACGAGGCCGGGCAGCTGGTCGCGGAGGCTCGTCGCCGCCGCCCCCGTAGGGGGCAGGGCGGCGGGCGCGCTGCCGACGGCCTGCCCGCAGCCCGCACAGAAGCGCGCCGTCGCCTGCAGGCGCTCTCCGCACGCGGAGCAGAAACGCGCGCCGCTCTCCCTGCGCTCGGCCGCGGTCATTTGTGGCCGACGACCAGCGTGGAGAGGAGGCCGGGAGGC is part of the Deltaproteobacteria bacterium genome and harbors:
- a CDS encoding tetratricopeptide repeat protein, yielding MTAAERRESGARFCSACGERLQATARFCAGCGQAVGSAPAALPPTGAAATSLRDQLPGLVVLAFFLAAGLLVWVGVLQPGPATSSAPGRGRPAAPAGGAAGVAASGEMPADHPAVGLPDDAKKFVTQLAEKANAAPQDVAAWKSLAQVQARAAAMDPSYGEQALASWQHVLSISADDGDAIRGLGNAYYDQQKFDLAAQQYERYLAKSPDDASVRTDLATAYLYQRQIDKAIAGYQQALASKPTFLQAHFNLGLAYEAKGDREKAMASLEKARELATDDDTRTRIDRVKTQLSSTPPGAAAANIASVPTGSTAGAAPSAPPASVGAGKDFPSQVEAQLRAHQILGPKIQSIEWPDPTRVRVLVADFPMTSMPEFARTMFRTRLETILADAKQKFAVTDARTIEIADAASGTAMETVTK